The DNA region AGTTTTCTATTAATCTCATGAAATGGCATTTTTAAAAGATATATAATTTTATTTATATCTTTATAAGCTCTAATGAGCATTTATCAGCAGCATCAAGTGCAAGAGACCTCAGCCTTGATGGAGAACCCTTCCAGTCTATTAATATAAAAGAGCAGTTCTCAGTATTTTCTATGCTTTCAATAATTTGATTGTCCTTTATTGTTTCAGAGACGTATTTAGGTATTATATGCCCTATATTTATATCATTATTAAAAAAATAATCAGAGATCTTTGGTGCGTAATGGCCGCCGCCTATGCCAATGCCTGATCTAAACCTTTTCACATTTTTTTCAATTACAGATCTTGCCATTATTTCCAGTATTTTATCATTATGCCAGTCCTCGCCTGAGGTGCCTATTTCTATAAAATAGGATCTGTTCTTAGTGTATGGCCCATGGTGCGTTGCCTCGAACGTAATATTGTAGCCATCATCATTGTATAATTCTTTTATTGATCTCAATGATGATGACATCTCGTACGGTGCGGATAAAACAGTTTTATTATCATAGCCTCCAAGCTCGGCCTTCCTGTAATTGCCTATTGAGTGGACGGTCAATGATTTTACCCCTGCAGACGATGAGTGCCTTGAGAGAAATATCAATGTATCAAAATCCAGTTTTTCCATATTATGATATATATGAAGATCATCAATGAACATTAATTTAAATCCATCTTTTTGATATTCATTTTCATTTAACCTGTTAAAATCATAAAGATCGATGATCTTTTCGGCCATTAGCATGCTTGCCTCATCCATTCTTGAAGCTATGATGAGATCCATTGTTCTTAATATCATCATGATATTTTAATTATTAACCAAAATTTAAATACAATATTCACATAGTTTTTTAATGCTTGATAATAAAAAGGAGTATCTAAAGGATGCCATGTTTATTAGAGATATGGCCATGCAGCATGAACAGCTTTTTAGGGAGAGCATACCGTTGATAGCATCCGAGAATATTATGAGCCCGCTTGCAATGGAGATGCTTTTAACAGACCTTGGTTTTAGATATGCCGAGGGGCTGCCACACCACCGCTATTACCAGGGAAATGAATATGTCGATGTTATAGAGGATAAAACGACGGAGCTTGGAAAGAGGCTCTTTAATTCAAAGACTTTTGATCCAAGGCCCCTGTCAGGTACAAACGCAAACATGGCCGTTTTATATGCCTTAACCGAACCTGGGGATAAGATATCTGTTCCACCACTGTCAGGTGGTGGTCATATAAGTGCGGCAAAATTTGGTGCCGTTGGCTTTAGAGGTTTAAAAACCGTGCAGTATCCATTTGATATTAATGAGATGAATATAGATATTGATGGCACAATAAAAACAATAAAAAATGAAAGGCCAAAGGTCTGCTGGTTTGGGCAGTCAGTATTTCTCTTCCCAACACCGCTAAAGGAGCTCCAGGATGCTTTTAATGAGGTAAATGCAAGGGTTGTTTACGATGGCGCACATGTTGCCGGCCTTATAGCAGGCGGTGAATTTCAGGATCCATTAAGGGAGGGTGCAGAGATAATCACTGGAAGCACACATAAAACTTTACCGGGGCCACAGCACGGCATGATTATTGGAAATACAGACGATGATACATGGAAGAAGGTGCAGCGCGGTGTCTTTCCAGGTACGTTAAGCAATCATCATTTAAATGCAATGGCCGCCCTTGGTGTAACGCTTGCTGAGGAGCTGGATTTTGGAAGGGATTACGCAAAACAGATCGTAAAAAATGCAAGGCATCTTGGAGAAAAGCTTTATGAATTCGGTTTTAACGTCCTTGGAGAGAAAAATGGATTTACAAGATCTCATACCCTTGCTGTTGATGTCTCAAAGAACGGCGGCGGAAGAAAGGTTGCCGAGAATCTTGAGAAATCTGGAATAATACTAAATAAAAACCTTCTTCCATGGGATGACAATAAAAATTCACAGAATCCAAGCGGTATTAGAATAGGTGTCCAGGAGATAACAAGGATAGGCTTCATGGAGGATGATGTAACCGAGCTTGCCGAGATACTAAGGGATGCCGTAATAAATGAAAAACCGGTAAATGAAATAAGAAGAAGGGCACTTGAATTAAAATCAAGGTTTAATAATATAGAATACTGCTATGGAAATATGAAACCATATTCATACATAAAAATTTTTGAATAATTTTTTTATGCAGATATATTTTCCAGTGGTTTTCCAGTTGCCCTGGTGCCACCTATTAACACCAGTATTCCTGCTATTAGACCTGTTACCGCTATGAACTCAAAGCCAAATGAGAATGAATAGGATGCAACAAGCACTGGAAGAAATATTGCCCCAAAGGCACCGCCTATATGGCCAAGGCCATCTGTTAGTGCAAAACCTGAGCTCCTTGCCCTTGTCGGGTAATTCTCTGCTGTAAATGTGTATGCAACCTGAAGGTACATTCCAAGGGCCATTGATGCAAGAAATGAACCAATGAACAGCGTTATATCCATTTTAAGCGCAAACAGTGTTAATCCAATGAACCAGACAACTGTGTCTATAAATATCACATATTTTCTTTCAAATTTATCCGCCGTGGCTATCATTATAATGGCACCGACAGGATAGCCGATGGCGCCAATTGCCAGATATAGTATCGAGCTGGATATGCTGAAACCCGCGCTTGAAAGCAGCGATGCGGAATCGCCAAGAAATGCATAATTGCCTATGTACCAGAAAAACCAAACTATTACAAGCAATGAAAGCCTTGTTGAGTATGGTCTTTTGAATAAATATAATGTCGGGAATTTACCGCTCTCGGTATCAACTCTTGTTACATCAGGTTCTGGTAGCTTTCCTATCTTCCTTTCAGCGGTTCTTTCCATCATTTCAAGTATTTTTTCCGCCTTTTTTATGTCCTTTTTCTTTAATGCAAGCCATCTTGGTGATTCAGGTAATTCAAATCTTAATATTAATGCTATAAATGCTATTATAGCTCCTATGCCAAAGAGCCAGCGCCAACCATCGTAATATACTGGAACAAGTTCAAGACCTATGAATGGCGTTACGGCCTGGCCAAGTATACCAACGAGGAATGTATAAACAGTGATTTTCCCACGGACACCTGGCGGGGCAAACTCGCTAATATATGTTGATACAAGGTTTAGATCCGCCCCAAGACCAAGACCTGTTATAAATCTAAAAATTGTAAGCTCGGGTACATTTAATGATATTGCATCTCCAAAGGACCCAAGGGCAGTTAAGGCCATTGTTATTATCATTGATTTATACCTTCCTATAACATCTGCCGTGCTGCCTATTAAATACGAGCCTATCCCATAGCCTATTAATCCAACGGATAGCGCAAGGAAAAGACTTGTTGAGGAACCGAGATGGAACTGGGCATCTATTGCCGGCATTGCCAGTCCAATGTCTGATATATCATAGAATGTAAAGAAGTAGCCCACGCCTATAATAGCAAGAAAGGAATAAGGCAGTGACCATACAGGTATTCTATTGGCTCTAGCAATTATATTCTCAACATTGTTCTCCATTAAATAAATAATATTATATCTTATATAAAGCTATATAATAGTATTGATAAAACAATTTGATTTCAAAATCTGTATAATTTCGTTTTGTTTATTTTTAAATTAATGAATTTTAATACCAGGTTATGTAAAATCTGAAAAAATTAAATATATTATTATAATCAGAATAAAATAATCGTCGATCAAATCAATCTTTTTGCAACTGAAATGAAATTTAATTCACATTTATGATTATTTGAAGAAATATAGTAAAAATTGTTTAAAAATAACTTTATATATGAATTAGTAATTTAAAAATTGATAGATATGGCAATCTCGTATCCTGTATGGGATAGTGCAATGTTTGCATATACGATATCATCACATATACTCTTTGTTACATTAAGTATGGCTCTTGCCATAACAATAACAATAGCAGAGTTCCTTGCCCTGAGAAAGAAGGACAAGTACTATGATACACTGGCGTATAAATTATCAAAGGGACTGGTTATATTCTTTGCAGTCGGTACAGCATCAGGTACTGTAATGGCAATGGAGTTGTTCCTGTTCTGGCCTAACTTTATGAAGATAGTTGGTCAGGTCTCAATAGGCCCATTCTATGTCGAGGTCTTCTCGTTCCTTTTAGAGGCAATAGCATTACCAATGTATGTTTACTTCTGGAAGGACTTTAAGAACAGATGGGAGCACTGGGCCCTATCACTGGCAGTAACAATAGGAACGTACCTTTCAGCCTTTACTGTAACCGAGATAAATGCATGGATGAACACACCAAATGGATTCAACGTAAAGTACTATCTATTACATAACAAGATCATAGATGTAAATCCTTTAGCACCTTTCTGGACACCATCAACATTTGCAGAGGAGTTACACATGTCTGGTGCAGTTTACTATGCAGGTATCGTCGTTATATTAGGTTACCTTGCATACAAGTACCTTAAAACAAGCAACATGTCAGAGAAGATGGTTTACAGGCGCGGTATAAACATAACAGCAGTCTTCGCAATCCTGGATATAATATATCTTGGTGCAACAGGCTCAAACGAGCTTTCAACACTGCTGGTAATAGAGCCATTAAAGTATGCAGCCCTGGAGCAGGACATGGTTCCTGTTACATACGGTGCACCTGAGCACATCTTTGGTATAATAATAAACGGACATCCTGCATACTATGTTAATCTGCCACTGGCACAGTCATTGCTTGCATATCCGTTTACATTTGGACATGGATACATACCCGGACTTTCATCATATCCTTCAAGCGTATGGCCGCCATCATTTGTTCATGATACACTGGATCTAATGGTCGGCTTCGGAGTATTAATGGGATTCTTCTGGCTAATCGTTGTAATAATGTACTTCATGAAGAAGGATCCACTATCAAGGCCATTAATACTAAAACTAACAATGGCAGTAGCAGTCCTTGGTGTATTAACAATGGAGGATGGCTGGTACACGGCCGAGGTCGGCAGGGTACCATTCATAATAAAGGCACCTGTTGGCGGCACAGGCATACCAGGAGTTTACGGTGTTATGACCATAGGCCAGGCAGCATCAACATCACCTGTGGTGTTTCCACTTGGAATAGCGATAATAATCTTCTACATTGTATTGCTTCCATTAACGTTCTACTATGCCTTCAAGGTCATGAAGCTATCAAACATAGATGATGACCTGAAGATGGCAGAGGAAGATATAAAGATCGAGGAGGAGAGGAAGAACCGCGGAGTTCCAGCAAAGGCAGGCATGAGGTGATTTAAAATGAATCCTATTTTTTCTGCTCCTGTTGAGGTAATTTTTCTTATTGTTATTATAGCATCAATGATAACGATGTTCACAACAGAGCTTATGTCAACGATTCCATTGATAACAGGCTTTAAAAACGATGGTATAAGGAATAATATTCTTAAGTACGTTATACCTGCATGGGAGGTCGTTGGAACATTCTTTGTTCTCTGGCTTGTTGATATGGAAACAATAGTGCCATTCTTTGCACCGCCAATGGCATATACATTATTCCCGTTGTTTGCAGTATTCATATTCTTTTTAATAGTGAGAAATGCAACGATAATATATGCAGAGTTTATATGGAAGGACAACAGACTATTTGATGATAGAAAATTATACACATTCTATGCAATAGCAACATTTATAATGGGCTTGATGGCTCTTTCAGTTATAACAGTTATGTTATCCGGCTATGGCGCCGTTGTAAATATATCAAAGCCATCATTAAGCTCCCTGAATTACGCGGTTTTATTATCAAAGATACAGCTTTACGGCTTTATAATAGGAACATTAATACTATTATCTGGCATGGGAATGGTCTTTTACAGAACCGTTGATATAAATACTCCAAGAAGATTTTTACCATTGGTTCTTGTTGTAATAGGATTAATAATAGACTGCCTTACATACCTTAGCTTAATATCGGCAGACCATTCAGTGAATACAGACTTAATTATAATACCAATAGTGCTAACACTGATAATACCAATACTATATACATTCAAGAAGACAACGTACATTGCATCATACAAGCCATTATACGTTATATTTACAATAATATCCGTGACATTCCTTGAGCTTATTGTATATCCATACGTCTACGGTGGAAAGGTTTATGTGCCAGCCGTTGTAACAAACTCTGCGGTTCTCACAATGGACTTTTACATATCAATAGGCGGCGGACTCTGGCTAATACTGATGATGATATACTATGGCTATGTCTCGAACCACAGAATGGCAAAGATAATGGCAGAGGCAAAAAATTAAATTTTTTAATTTTTAAAAGAGTGAAAGAATTATATATTATTTTAAAATTACATGCCAAGGGGCTGTGGGGTAGCTTGGTATCCTACGGGCTTTGGGAGCCTGAGACTCCGGTCCAAATCCGGACAGCCCCATCCGCAGTGATGAAAAATAAAAATTATGATTGTATGATTAATGACAGGCGAGCTGAGCGGTTATGGATTATTATAGAAGGAGCTTATCTCAACCCTTGAGCCGTCGTGATTGTATATAAAGATTTTATCACCTTCATTGACGGTTTTTGTATGATGCCCATCGCAGTATGGTTTGTTCTCTGAAAGGCCGCAACCGCATAGATAGAGTTCCTCATTGCCAATCTTTACAACATAGGGTCTGTTTCTTTCATGTAAAACCAGTCTTGCCATGCATATTCATTTAATATTATCTATTAAACTTTTTCGTTGAAATAATTAAGTATTTTCTTTTTATAAAAGATCATGGACTATCTGGATGTAAAAAGGGATGATATAAATTACAGAAATGTTTATGGAAGCACGTATCCGCTTATGAAAAATGCCGGCATGGCTGTTGCGAATGTTTTTAAAAGCAATTTTGGCAAAAACAGAAAGGTGCTTGTTATTGCAGGTCCTGGAAACAATGGTGGTGATGCAATATGCGCGGCATCATATTTAATGATTGACAACGATGTCTACCTTTTAATGATAAAGGACCCAAAGACACCGGAAGCAAGAAGGGCATATAATGAATATAATGGTATTTCATACAAATACGATGAAATAGATGATTTGATTAAAAAGACCGAGATTATCGTGGATGGAATTCTTGGTATTGGAATCTCTGGAAATCCAAGGGAGCCTGAATTATCAATAATAAGAAGGATCAATTCCTCCGGGAAAAAGGTAATTTCAATAGATGTACCATCAGGGTTCCCATATGAATCTGTAAAACCTGATATAACGGTAACGTTCACGGATTTAAAGGAAAATATGAATGAATCAAACTCTGGAAAAATCTTTATAGCTGACATAGGCATAGGTAAAAATATACGCGAGTATGCCGGCCCAGGAGACCTTGTTTATTTAAAAAAGCCTGCATTTGATTCCCATAAAGGCATGAATGGTGTTTTATCAATAATAGGTGGTTCTGCATATTATGGCTCTGCGGTTATAAGCGG from Picrophilus oshimae DSM 9789 includes:
- a CDS encoding D-aminoacyl-tRNA deacylase, whose product is MMILRTMDLIIASRMDEASMLMAEKIIDLYDFNRLNENEYQKDGFKLMFIDDLHIYHNMEKLDFDTLIFLSRHSSSAGVKSLTVHSIGNYRKAELGGYDNKTVLSAPYEMSSSLRSIKELYNDDGYNITFEATHHGPYTKNRSYFIEIGTSGEDWHNDKILEIMARSVIEKNVKRFRSGIGIGGGHYAPKISDYFFNNDINIGHIIPKYVSETIKDNQIIESIENTENCSFILIDWKGSPSRLRSLALDAADKCSLELIKI
- the glyA gene encoding serine hydroxymethyltransferase, whose protein sequence is MLDNKKEYLKDAMFIRDMAMQHEQLFRESIPLIASENIMSPLAMEMLLTDLGFRYAEGLPHHRYYQGNEYVDVIEDKTTELGKRLFNSKTFDPRPLSGTNANMAVLYALTEPGDKISVPPLSGGGHISAAKFGAVGFRGLKTVQYPFDINEMNIDIDGTIKTIKNERPKVCWFGQSVFLFPTPLKELQDAFNEVNARVVYDGAHVAGLIAGGEFQDPLREGAEIITGSTHKTLPGPQHGMIIGNTDDDTWKKVQRGVFPGTLSNHHLNAMAALGVTLAEELDFGRDYAKQIVKNARHLGEKLYEFGFNVLGEKNGFTRSHTLAVDVSKNGGGRKVAENLEKSGIILNKNLLPWDDNKNSQNPSGIRIGVQEITRIGFMEDDVTELAEILRDAVINEKPVNEIRRRALELKSRFNNIEYCYGNMKPYSYIKIFE
- a CDS encoding MFS transporter, which produces MENNVENIIARANRIPVWSLPYSFLAIIGVGYFFTFYDISDIGLAMPAIDAQFHLGSSTSLFLALSVGLIGYGIGSYLIGSTADVIGRYKSMIITMALTALGSFGDAISLNVPELTIFRFITGLGLGADLNLVSTYISEFAPPGVRGKITVYTFLVGILGQAVTPFIGLELVPVYYDGWRWLFGIGAIIAFIALILRFELPESPRWLALKKKDIKKAEKILEMMERTAERKIGKLPEPDVTRVDTESGKFPTLYLFKRPYSTRLSLLVIVWFFWYIGNYAFLGDSASLLSSAGFSISSSILYLAIGAIGYPVGAIIMIATADKFERKYVIFIDTVVWFIGLTLFALKMDITLFIGSFLASMALGMYLQVAYTFTAENYPTRARSSGFALTDGLGHIGGAFGAIFLPVLVASYSFSFGFEFIAVTGLIAGILVLIGGTRATGKPLENISA
- a CDS encoding cytochrome ubiquinol oxidase subunit I; its protein translation is MAISYPVWDSAMFAYTISSHILFVTLSMALAITITIAEFLALRKKDKYYDTLAYKLSKGLVIFFAVGTASGTVMAMELFLFWPNFMKIVGQVSIGPFYVEVFSFLLEAIALPMYVYFWKDFKNRWEHWALSLAVTIGTYLSAFTVTEINAWMNTPNGFNVKYYLLHNKIIDVNPLAPFWTPSTFAEELHMSGAVYYAGIVVILGYLAYKYLKTSNMSEKMVYRRGINITAVFAILDIIYLGATGSNELSTLLVIEPLKYAALEQDMVPVTYGAPEHIFGIIINGHPAYYVNLPLAQSLLAYPFTFGHGYIPGLSSYPSSVWPPSFVHDTLDLMVGFGVLMGFFWLIVVIMYFMKKDPLSRPLILKLTMAVAVLGVLTMEDGWYTAEVGRVPFIIKAPVGGTGIPGVYGVMTIGQAASTSPVVFPLGIAIIIFYIVLLPLTFYYAFKVMKLSNIDDDLKMAEEDIKIEEERKNRGVPAKAGMR
- a CDS encoding CDGSH iron-sulfur domain-containing protein, whose amino-acid sequence is MARLVLHERNRPYVVKIGNEELYLCGCGLSENKPYCDGHHTKTVNEGDKIFIYNHDGSRVEISSFYNNP
- a CDS encoding NAD(P)H-hydrate dehydratase, which encodes MDYLDVKRDDINYRNVYGSTYPLMKNAGMAVANVFKSNFGKNRKVLVIAGPGNNGGDAICAASYLMIDNDVYLLMIKDPKTPEARRAYNEYNGISYKYDEIDDLIKKTEIIVDGILGIGISGNPREPELSIIRRINSSGKKVISIDVPSGFPYESVKPDITVTFTDLKENMNESNSGKIFIADIGIGKNIREYAGPGDLVYLKKPAFDSHKGMNGVLSIIGGSAYYGSAVISGLGAYSCGIDLVKIFTENVDIISSYYPGLIVRNIKNVDEMLKSNAFLIGPGLGTDFDDYDLLIRIISSGKPVVLDADALKIIKKEDVKCRNVIITPHKMEFKIFTSMEPSEESAVNFSEKYKITVLLKGTTDIVTDENRIMRVPGGNARMSMGGTGDLLSGMVSAFASRGVSNFRSAVMASYINKRVGEQCFKEKGYFYSITDMIDKIPSFINKNTFY